The region AGGGAGTTGCGGGCGCGGTCGGGGCGGCGGCTCTGCCAGACGCActtggacgcggcggcggcggcgaggcgcgtgaCCGTGAGGTCGGTGTTGAAGTACTCGCGGAGCTGGGTGATCACCCCATCGCCCCCCACGGTCCAGGCGTGCACCCAGTAGGCCGCCTTGGTGTCCTCGCCGGCGGCCGAGACGCCCTCGGCGATGACGGTGGAGCCGAAGGCGTCCACGGAGCGCGGCTCGAAGCGGAAGGAGGAGCTGGAGCCGGTGAGGAGGCGCATCATGTGCTGGTGCGCGGGCGGGCCATGGAACCACCACTCGAGGTCGGGGGCGAGGAGGGAGTGCACGGCGGCGTGGTCGCGGCCGTTGAGCGCCTCGTAGAGGCGGAGCACGAGGAACTTGTTGCGCTGCTCCTCGGTCTCGTGCCCGCGCAGGGAGGCGGCGCCGCCCTCCAGCTGATCCAGGTTGGCCAGCTCTTCCCGAGGTTTCCGGCCGCTCCTCCTGATGAAGACGAGGAAGAACAAGACGAGGACGGCGGCTTAAACTCCTGTCGGAGACGAAgaagaagacggcggcggcggcttgatcTCAACTAGTTGCTACTCGTGATCGGCTCGGCGAAGAAGCAGCGAGATACGGTGGGTTGCGAGGCTCCGAGAGACTGGAGTGTTTGGAGCGGCGGGGTTCGGGTTTTTATAGCGGGTGCGCGCGATGAAGATGGTTGGCCGTGCGAGCGCGCCAGGGTGGACGGCAACCAAATCGGGCTCTGAGTGCTGAGTCGGATGATCGGTGGGTGGGACCCGCCGGCCGGGAACCAATGAGAGAGGGGTCGAAGAAAGGGACCCAGTCTTCGCCTCATTTTTTTtgaggccctcgtcctgtctatgtttTTTTCTCTCGCCATTGCTATTTGATACTCCCTCTATTTCGTAACGTAGTGCGtatttttttttaaagtcaaatttTAGAAACTTTTGACGAAATTTATAGAGAAAATTATTTATATACAATACCAAATAGGTAAAATATGAAACTACTTCTCATAATAAATCTAATGATATATGCTTGACATTCTAGATGTGAATGTTTTTCTCCAAAAACTTGGTGAAAATTTGTCAGGTTTGACTTAACAAAAAAAGATATACGCACTGCATTTTGAGACGAAGGGAGTAATTGCCTGAAAACAAATTCTAACCACACTCATGTTGAGATTGGGAGGTTTGTGGCGTCCCTGACAATCGCTCACTAGGAAAGAGTCGAAGTCGACGATGCCATGGCTGGCCATGATGTCGCATGTGGAGTCAAGGTGAAGGCTTGACGGTTTGGGGGTGTGGGGTGGCCGCCAACGCAGGAGAAGGATGGATGGGGATTATCTGGATGGCTAGGGCGACAGTGCCCATCGGCCGTGGGTGGCAGGTGGTTTGGATAAGGCTGGCTCGCTGAGGGTGAGGAAGTAAGAGAAAGAAGAAGGGCGCTTTATAAATTTTGAGGCGATTTACGTTGTTTTCTTCATGCATGTAGTCCGTGACATTGTTTTATAAGACTCCCTTTGTAGTCGCATGCAGAAACACTACCCAACACTGATGGTCATAAAAGGGATGTTGCCTACTATCCTTAGAGCAACTCTAATTGAGTCGTCCTATGCCCTTCCATCCATAATAACCGTCAATTTAGAGGCTAGTTAGAGCGGCAAAACACACTCGGGCATAGTCGTCATCGCCTCTTTGCACTCCATAATGTTTGGAGGCAGCTCGAAGAAGAGTGGTTCTTcctccatcactagtagaaaagggggcaatggtccaggccaggtcagcccattagtcccggttcaatccagaaccgggaccaatgggagcatttgacccggttcatgagccccagGA is a window of Triticum dicoccoides isolate Atlit2015 ecotype Zavitan chromosome 2B, WEW_v2.0, whole genome shotgun sequence DNA encoding:
- the LOC119362279 gene encoding wound-induced protein 1-like, which produces MMRLLTGSSSSFRFEPRSVDAFGSTVIAEGVSAAGEDTKAAYWVHAWTVGGDGVITQLREYFNTDLTVTRLAAAAASKCVWQSRRPDRARNSLPGLVLAL